A window of the Parvularcula bermudensis HTCC2503 genome harbors these coding sequences:
- a CDS encoding succinate dehydrogenase iron-sulfur subunit, with protein sequence MVELTLPRNSKVNSRGKTFKGEPSGSDAQMRTVKVYRFDPDKDENPRLDTYILDVAGISMVLDLLIKIKDQLDPTLSFRRSCREGVCGSCAFNINGKNGLACITGLDELGSGDITIHPLPHQPVVKDLVTDLSKFYEQHAEVQPYLQSNNEPEKEHLQSQEDREQLDGLYECILCACCSTSCPSYWWNGNKDGEHEYLGPAALLQAHRWIKDSRDDKTAERLAALDDTFKLYRCHTIMNCVNVCPKNLNPAEAINEIKRMQIDRG encoded by the coding sequence ATGGTCGAACTGACATTGCCCCGGAATTCCAAGGTCAACAGCCGCGGGAAAACTTTTAAGGGAGAGCCGTCGGGCAGTGACGCCCAAATGCGGACCGTCAAAGTCTATCGTTTCGACCCTGATAAGGACGAAAATCCGCGTCTCGACACCTACATCCTCGATGTGGCCGGGATCTCGATGGTTCTCGATCTCCTCATCAAGATCAAAGATCAATTGGATCCGACATTGTCGTTCCGCCGCTCGTGCCGCGAAGGGGTTTGCGGCTCTTGTGCGTTCAATATCAATGGCAAGAACGGCCTTGCCTGCATTACCGGCCTCGATGAACTGGGCAGCGGCGACATCACGATCCACCCCCTGCCCCACCAGCCGGTGGTGAAGGACCTCGTGACCGACCTCTCAAAGTTCTACGAGCAGCACGCCGAGGTGCAGCCCTATCTTCAGTCCAATAACGAGCCGGAGAAAGAGCACCTTCAGTCACAGGAGGATCGCGAGCAACTCGACGGGCTTTATGAGTGCATTCTCTGCGCCTGCTGCTCGACCTCCTGCCCCTCCTATTGGTGGAACGGCAATAAGGATGGCGAGCACGAATATCTCGGGCCCGCCGCGCTGCTTCAGGCGCATCGGTGGATCAAGGATAGCCGCGACGACAAGACGGCCGAGCGTCTGGCGGCCCTCGATGATACGTTCAAGCTCTATCGCTGCCATACGATCATGAATTGCGTGAATGTCTGCCCGAAAAATCTCAATCCGGCAGAGGCCATCAACGAA